The following DNA comes from Castor canadensis chromosome 4, mCasCan1.hap1v2, whole genome shotgun sequence.
AAAACATGTGAAAGGACAAAAGCCTTATTTTGGTTACTGGTTTCAGACGTTCCAATCCTTGTTGACTGACTCCATGGCATTTAGACCTGTGACAATGCAAAAATACCAAGGCAGAGAGGGCATGGAGGAACAGAGCTGCTGGTGTCCTAGTAGCCAAGAAACAGAGTCAGTGAGAGAAGTGGTGAGGGACAAGATAGACACTTCAACAGCACACACCCGTTGATCTACTTTCTCCAACTTAATGAGTAATAGCTCATTAAGGTACTGATAGGGTCAGAACTTCTGTGATCCAAACACTATCAATATCATCACCAGGTGGAGTGTCCCCAAGCATGAGCTGCTTGGGGGCACTTCAAATGCAAACTCAACCAAAACACAAGCAGAAGAGAGGTTACACTGGGGACAAAAGCATTGGCCATGTGACCCTGTTAGAATGTGGTAACAGAGAAGAAGGTAATGTAATGAAATCAGTGTCCACAGCATTGTTTTGGGAATAACATGAAGATCAAGATGTGAACTAGGATGTCTCCCTCAGAGACAGTATTAGGTCAGATGAGTTTATCCAGGACAGAAGTGATAAGATCACTCTCTATCATTTGTAGAGGCAGAGGTTGGTAGGGCAGTAATGAAAAGCAGGGATGGATTTATTCTTGAATGATTAACCTAAAGAGGGCAATAACATGCCCTGTAGTGGCAATCCATTTAGACAGGTGGCCCAGCAATGAAGAAACTTATACAGGAGTCACAGCAAGGTGTGGAAGGTCGGCTACTACAGGCTTCTGGGGAGATGGCCACAGGACTCCAGGTAACCACACAAGGGCTTGCAGGGCTGCTGCTCTTGCTGTGTGTGGTTCCCTGGACTGAAGGCGGGAAGGTTCTGGTGATGCCCATGGAGGGCAGCCACTGGCTGAGCATGCAGGACCTTGTCAGGGAGCTTCATGCCCGAGGCCATCAGACTGTAGTCTTGGCTCCAGAGGTGAATGTGTTTGTCAAAGAACAGAAGTTTTTCACTCTGAAAACCTATGCTGTTCCATACACCAGGAAAGAATATAAAGACCATCTGCTGGGCCACTTTGATAAAATCTTGGAAGCTCAAACTTTTGTGGAGAcattttttaaaggcaaagaagcttttaaaaaagtaactgCACTCTATATGAGTTCTTGTGTAGGGATACTTCACAATAAGAACTTCATCAGTCATCTGAATTCCAGTTCCTTCGATGTGGTTTTAACAGATTCTGTTTATCCCTGTGGGGCAGTGCTGGCTAAGTACCTGAACATTCCTGCTGTGTTTTTTCTGCGTTTCATGCCTTGTGACCTTGACTTTGAGGGCACACAGTGTCCAAACCCTTCCTCCTATATACCTAGGATACTAACACAGAATTCAGACCGCATGACCTTCTTGCAGAGGGTCAAGAACATGCTCTATCTTCTGCCCATAAAGTTAATGTGCCATTTTGCTTATACTCCTTATGCAAGCATCGCCTCTGAGCTCTTGCAAAAAGAGATATCATTTGTGGATGTTCTCAGCCATGCATCTGTGTGGATGTTCAGAGGGGACTTTGTGTTGGACTACCCCAGGCCCATCATGCCCAACATGGTCTTCATCGGGGGCATAAACTGTGTCCACAGGAAGCCGCTATCTCAGGTCTGTATTGGTGTCTTTATCCAAGCAATGTTCCaggcagaaaatattaaaaaaaaattcttacgtTAAGTGCTTACCTACCTAAATATCTTTCCAAAGATTTTTGAATCTTCTTTTCCTAATAACTAAAAGTGTTGAACTATTTAGGGGCCACAGTTGCACAGTCAGTGTTAGCAGTGAGCACTGAGAGCTCTGGGAGAATGGAGGGTGAGGGTCTGTAATAGCACTGAGGAGCAGTGGTGGACCTCCAGCAAGACTGTCCACTTGTCAAGGCACTGTCTTGCTGGTGGAGAGATTTCCCAAACTGGGCAGGGGAAGCAGAATTGAGCTGTGACCTGACCCATCAGTGGAGTGTCCCTTGAATATTTTCAATGGAAGCATGAAGGAATAGCaaatggcatttgttgccctggtCATTTTAATGGTGTTTCTTGGAAAGCGATGAGATGTGGTCACACGAGACCTAAGCACTGAATGGAAGTGGAAATTTAATGTGTAAATTACATCATGTTTCAATTTGACCAGAGGCAGTTCAGGCTCTCAATAGTTATGTGTGGGTACTGGTGGGTACTGTGTGAACAATATGTGTAGGTATTTCAAAAATACACCTCAATCATATATTTTCAATTACTCTATATTAAAACACTCAGCAAATCTGCTCAGTTCCTGATAAGATGTCCTATATAATTTACTTTGCCCCTCATGTGATATTTGAGTaaattatatttgcattttaaaacatttttattagcatatggtagttatacagggggtttcattgtgacattttcatataggCTGACTATGTGCCTTGGTTAGAGTCACTGCTGCCATCCTTCACCCTCATGCTCCCTTCCCCATCCTTAAAACAGTTTCAGTAGttacattattatattttatacaacTATATGAGGTATATCAATGGGATTTACCCTCTTTCACCCTTTTCATTTGCCCACAACCTCCCACTCATACCTCCCAAAACATACCATGGGTATGTTTTACATTACATTACATGGGAATGTTTTACATTCCCTGCccttcactttttaaagtgtatattcattgttcaaaggggttttgctgtGGTATTTCACAATCAGATTAActaatcagattaactccctctattactgTCTCTTTCTCTATCCTCCCTACCCTAATTATTCAACAGCTTCCAGTGCATTCTCTTGTACCATCTTCAACACAGGTggaatgtatttcagtattaacCACTCagagtcattctcttttcctctcctgcctctgcctatttccctcaaacagtcccactattacaaacatgtttatatatatacatatacatatacatgtatatgtatatatgtatctttaaagcatataaatatatactcattacattttaatttatttgtttatcagGTATAATTTCTACATATGAGAATAAAATGTGACTTAAGtcgttctgagcctggcttactttgcttaacgtgaagatctccagttgcatccatttacctgcaaatgacatactttctttattcttcttcttttttttttttttgtggtagtggggcttgaactcggggccttcaccttgagccactccaccagtcctatttttgtgaagggtttttcatgataaggtctcgcagaactatttgcctgggctggcttcaaaccatgatcatcctgatctctgcctcctgagtagctaggattacaggtgtgagccacctgtacctggcttcttctttatggtttaataatactccattgtgtatacatggcatattatcttaatccattcataagttgtATGGCATCTGGACTGTTTtcttatcttggctattgtgaatagtgaggCAATAAATGtagatgtgcaggtgtctctgttatATCCTGACCTATACTCTTTTAGAGATATCTGCAGGAGTGGTAGTGCCAGATCATGTGGTAGATccagtttactttttttgaggACCCTTCTTAGTGtattccataatggctgcacaatttacattcccacctacagAATATAAGGGatccttttttccacatcctcacaaacatttgctgttggtggtaTTATTGAAGATAGCTGTTCTGACtgcagtgaggtgaaatctcaatgtggtttggcttgcattccttttatggccaggaatgttgaccattttttcatgtacttattgggaCTTTGTACTACTTATTTTGAGAATTGTCTactcagttcattttcccatttattgattgggttGTAGATTATTAGGAAATTTAGTTTGATGTTGTGCCATttgtcatcctttctcttatttgctgagctactCAGGTTTTATTCAGGATGTTATTGCTtatgcctgtatgttccagtgtttcCTTATTCTGTCCTATTGTAGTTTCaaatcttatattaagatctatGTCTACTTTGAATTAATATTAATACAGGgtaagagacagggatctagtttcagatctACGTCTGTATATTCAGTTTTCacaccaccatttgttgaagacgctgtcttttcttcagcatATGTTTTGAgcccctttgtcaaaactcaaatGGATGAAGTTGCATGGACTTATCTTtacattttctattctgttctaatggcctttgtgtctgtttttgttctcgtaccatgctgtttttattgccatagctctgtagtatagtttgaagtaaggtattatgatacctccagcattgctctttttggtcagaattgctttggctattcgaggtcttttgtgcttctctatgaactttaggattggtttttctatgtctgtaaagaatgtcattggaattttgatgtggattgcattgaacacatagattgcCTTAGTAGTACAgcaatttttacaatgttgattctagtGCTTCACAAGTATTGAAGGTCTTTCaaccttctgatgtcttcttcaatttcttaacTTTTGTtaaggtctttcacttcctttgttaaatttatttcttggtattttatttttggaggctCCTGTGAGTGGGATTAttcctgaattctttctctgtttcttcttttctcttcattctttgttggtatatattgattttgtatcctgctactttgctgaaagttttttaatgagatctaagagtttttggtggagtgtTTAGGGTCTTTTAATTATAAGACTATATCACCTGCAcaaagggataatttgacttcttccttcctgatTTGAatccctttattttctttctcttatcttataactctggctatgaattccagtacTTTATTGAATAAGTGGGGAGactggacacccttgtctcattcctgactttagaggaaatggtttcagtttttccccatttaatgtGATGTTGACTACAAATTTGTCATAAATAGCATTTATTATAttaaggtacatttcttctattcctagtttcttcagagctttgtcataaaaggatgttgaaatGTGTCAAAGGTGTTTAGTGTGTCAATTGAGatgattttttgatttttgtccttaatcTTGTTTATATGCCAtgttacatttattcatttacacatgtgaaaccatccttgcattcctgggatgaaaccaacttgattatggtgtatgatctttttaatgtattgttaaATTTAGCTTGCAAggatttattgagaattttttgcaTCTGTTTTCATTAGAGAGACTGTTCTTTAATTCTCTTAGTTGTGTCCCAGTCCAGTtttgaatgagtgtaatactggcttcacagaatgagtttggtattGCTCCTTCCCTTTGTGTGTCATGaggaagtttaaggagtgttggtattagctcttgtTTAaggttctggtagaattcagctgtgaatccatcaggtccttggattttctttgttgggagacttcaTTATTGCTTTAATCTCATTGATTGGATTTTGAATATGGCAGATAGAGTTGTGTATGTAGTTTTGATACttgtattttcttcatatagCTTGCTTTATCACTCAATCAATGACATCCCTAACAATCCACCTCATCTCTATCCCATTTGCCAGTCCgatactattttattatttttagttatacccatctctttctttttttttttttttgtgcttttggATAAtgccagggctttgtgcatgctagttAGCTCTCTAAACttaagctacagccccagccctttttatatcGATTTTGAGATAGCTTCTCCCTGctacttttcctgggctggctgtgcttgtaacttaaaatttttgtgaGAAATTGGTTCAGAAAGTTCAAAGAATTTTTTATAAACCCTAATCTGGTAGCCTCATTGTAAGAGTCTTTTCCTTTCATATAACGTAcatattcttaatattttccCCTCCCATTTTGTGTAAGCTGATTCTTTTTACAttattgtttctttaaatttctgttttgcttgcgtgtgtgtgtgtgtgtgtgtgtgtgtgtgtgttcaagatAGGTCACACTAGCCCATGCTCTCCTGGAACCCCTGTGtagatcaggctggcctcaatctcatgAGTACAGAGAGTACAGATTTGTGCCATGGCCGGCTTTGCTCTTAATTTTGGAATCTAATGGCCCTTTCCAGCCTATGTATATGTGGTATGACATGTTCAAATTTCTGATTCTCTGGTCTCCTTTCACTGTCAAGAGCTCTTGACCTGGGGCTCACCCCAGTGAATCTGGCAATCCCTCCATTTCAAAACGGTTTATCATATCAGCAAAGTCCTTTGATGTGGTGTGACATGTTCACAAAGTCCACAGGTTCACAGGTGAAATAGATTGTAGAGTCATTTATCTGTAGACCATGGACAGGCAGTAAGTTCAAAGTTAATCTCAGATCTCATTCAAAGATAGGAAGTTTTCCTGTTATACCTGTGAAAATTTTGGTCTGTTTTCCTCTGTTAGAACATGAGTTCCCCAAGGATTTCTGTTCTGCAGAGTCTGTGGCTGTCATCCTACTCTTCACCTTTCttacctcctttatttcttctgaatTCTGGGTAGaccatcccccccccccccgtttttttttttttttggtggtactggagtttgaactcagagcctcatactttataggcaggcgctccaccactggagccactccaccagcctaagaCCACCCTTGAGAGTGCATGTTTTTGTCATTAGTTTTGTCTTCAACAGTAAGCATAGTTGTAGAACTGAATTAGGGCTGATATAATCCTAACATGTCACTACCCAACCATGTCATCTCGAGGCATTGACTTTAATTATTTTGCCCTCGGGCTTCAGATAGAGCATTGTGCTGGTAACACTGACCTGTAAAATGCATCTGACACCTAGCATCCAAAACCTGGAGGGAGAAATGTGCATTGACCAAAACCACCAACTCTAGTGATTTGTTACATCAATCATAAGAAGCCAGTTTCCCCCACTTCCCTAGGTATGTCTGCATTTAAAAAAGCCTAAGTTCAATATTATACTTAAGCAGAGATCAGTGTTTCTTATAGCACCAGGATTTAAGTAGAGATAAAAGCCATATTCAATTAATTTAAACCAGAATTATCAtgaatatattcttatttttccacTATGGACTGAAACATAGAAGATAAATGATTAAGAACAGGTTCTCTGATTCACAtctgaaggaaaatggaaaattgtaAGGTTCAATCCACTTTGGACAACATTTTATCAGTTGCCTACCTGAGGATTAAGTTTAATAAGTAGCAACATGCATACAGgtattcacatttttaaagacaaacaAAATCAAGAATATTAAGATGTCTAATGTCTTTTTATGAATCTGGTCTGgatttagttttacttttttcttttgcaatactgAAGTTTTGGCCTCATGTTCAGTAGGCaagtactataccacttgagacttgccctcagccctttttgatattagttatttttcagattatgtcttgcatttttttccaggaagaaccagggaccacgatcctcctacttatgtttctagtgtagctgggattacagggcttCTCGCCAgtgtatttgttgagatggggtctcattaacatttCCCTGGCTGGCATTAaattgatcctccagatctctctgccttctgagtaggtgggactacaggtgtgtaccaccaagcctggctagATTTATGTTTCTGATTTGCAAATCTGACATTATACCCATGACGTTATCCTTAGTTAAAGCATGTGGAGCCTGTGAGTGTTTGGTCTGTGAACACAGCAGACCCTTACAGAATATATCAATGTTGCCCTGTAATACTCTCCCACAGACACCCACTGCTGACACAGGTGCACAAGACAGCAGCTCAGGTCAGGGCAGAAGTGGGGTCCCACATCTAGGAACTTGCTGCCTCTCCTTCCAAATACAGTGTTGGCAGCTTGCAGTGCTAATGATGACAGCAGCAGCTGCAGCCACACACAATCATAGACTCAAGTTCTGACTTTTCAACCACCTTCACATCCATTCTCTTGCTTTTATGGCCATAGCATAGGCACTGAGCTGCTACAACCAAGATGTAGATTGTTTTACATGGCTCTCTGTAGAAGGGAAATGACAGGATTTGAGCTGTGGGTAAAAGGACAGAATGCATGGGAAAACATAGTGACTGAGACTAAAGAGAAATCCATCAAAAGAGAGCAGAAAAGTTTCTGTGGGAAAGGAAGTTGCTCCCAATGTGAGCAACCCAAGGGAGCAGGAACTCTCCGAATCCACTGGGTGTCATTGCTTAGGCTGTTGTACCCACATGTGCTTTAGAAAGTGACAACTCTCACTCCATGGGTGACTGTGGATTTCTCAGCAGACCCTTCAGTAGAATCAAATGGTCAGATAATGAGTTTGAGACCCATCCTGTTCTCATAACAGCAGCCACCAGCTTCACACAGAGTACTTCCTAATATGTGCAGATACATCCAGGTATAGCAGATGAACCAGAGAGCAAGTGGCTCCTCTGTTGTGGTTAAGCAGGCTAAGCAATGTTCTGTGCTTTATGATGTACTGTGTGCTATACAGTGAAGGGGAGGAGAGAGTTTAAAGAGCCTCAAATATGGTGACATCCCCAGAGATGTTACATTGTAAACCAAAGCATTACTGTTCAGAACTTAATGGCAGCATGCTAGAACGTGGCTAAAAGACGTGGAGATTAAATGCAATTGGTGTCTACAGCCTTGTTTTTAGAACTGAAAATCTAGTGGTGAACTAGCATGTCCCCCAGAGAGAGTATCAGGTCAGGTGAGTTTTTCCACTCCCTGGGTGGAGGCAGAGGTTAGAGCAGTAGTGAAATCCAAAGATAAGTTTATTCTTCAATGATTAACTTAAGGATGATAGTGTGCCACCCAAGGACATGCCCCAGTGGTAGTTGATAGCAATAATAAGGAGGAATAAATTGACTAGGAATCACAACCTGGAGTGGAAAGTCGCTTTCCATAAGCTTCTGGGGAAATGGCCATGGAACTCCAGCGGTCGCTGAGAGGTCTTGCAGGGCTGTTGCTCTTGCTGTGTGTTGTGCCCTGGGCTGAAGGTGGGAAAGTGCTTGTATTGCCTGTGGAGGGCAGCCACTGGCTCAGCACGTGAGATGTCATGAGGAAGCTCCATACTTTAGGCCACCAAGCAGTGGTCTTGGCTCTGGAGGTGAATGTGTACATCAAAGTAGAGGATTTTTTTCACCCTGAAAACCTATGCCCTTGGTTGCTCCAAGGAAGAATATAACAATAATTGGTAGGACTACTTACAAATGGTCTTTGAAAGAGAACATTATGTgaagacctttttaaaaaaatattgcacttttaaaaaacacatctACCATCTTCATGTAGTCTTGTTCAGATTTGCTGCACAACAGGACTTTGGTCAGGTGTCTGAATTCCAGTTCCTTTGATGTGGCTTTAATGGACCCAATTCAACCATGTGGAGCAGTGCTGGTGAAGCACCTGTCCATTCCTGCTGTGTGTTTTCTGCCTGGCATGCTCTGTGACCTAGACTTTGAGGGCACACAGTGTCCAAATCCTTCCTCATATATTCCCGGGTTTCTAACTCAGAATTCAGACCACATGACCTTCCTGCAGAGGGTCAAGAACACTCTGTACCTTCTTCCCCTGAATGTTATTTGCCATTTCCTATGTATTCCTTTTGCAAGCCTTGCTTCTGAGCTTTTTCAGAGAGAGGTGTCGATGGTGGGTGTTCTCAGCCATGCATGTGTGTGGATGTTCAGAGGGGAATTTGTGTTTGACTACCCCAGGCCCATCACGCCCAACATGGTCTTCATTGGGGGCATAAACTGTGTCTACAGGAAGCATCTCAGGTCTCTGTTGGtgtgaatacatttttttaagttctttcaaTGCTTACTTATCCTCTTATCTATCCATAAAGTTCTACCTCTCCTTCCCCTAATAGTCCTTGGTGAGACAAGCTCTTCAGGCATGCTCAGTTGGGTAGTCAAATGTTTACAGTAGGTATTGAGAGCACTGGGAAGATGGAGGGTGAGAGTCTGTAATAACAGCAATGGTGGACCTCCAGCAAGACTGTCCACTTGTCAAGGCACTGTCTTGTTGGTGGGGAGATTTCCCAAACTGGGCAGGAGAAGCAGAATTGAGCTGTGACCTGACCCATCGGTGGAGTGTCCCTTGAATATTTTCAATGGAAGCATGAAGGAATAGCAAATGGCATTTGTTGCCATGGTCATTTTAATGGTGCTTCTTGGGAAGCGATGAGATGTGGTCACAGGAGACCTAAGCACTGAATGGAAGTGGAAATTTAATGTGTAAATTACATCATGTTTCAATTTGACCAGAGGCAGTTCAGGCTCTCAATAGTCATGTGTGGGTACTGGTGGGTACTGTGTGAGCAGTGTGCAGGTGTTTCAAAAATATACCTgagcaatatattttaaatttttctatatcAAAATACTTTAGGGAATCTGCTCAGTTcctgtattatatattttatttgttgtcttatataatttattttgccCACTTATATCACTGATGTTTGAGTATACTTgcactttaaaacatttttattagcatatagtagttatacagggggtttcattgtgacatttccatatagatTCACTATGTACCTTGGTTAGAGTCACTCCTTCCATCATTTaccctcatcctccctcccccacccttaaGACAGTTTTGACAGGTTTCACTGTTATATTTAtacagattaatttttttttcatttttcttttattattcatatgtgcatacaaggcttggttcatttctcccccctgcccccaccccctcccttaccacccactccaccccctcccgctccccccctcaatacccagcagaaactattttgcccttatctctaattttgttgtagagagagtataagcaataataggaaggaacaaggggttttgctggttgagataaggatagctatacagggcattgactcacattgatttcctgtgcgtgggtgttaccttctaggttaattctttttgatctaaccttttctctagttcctggtccccttttcctattggcctcagttgctttaaggtatctgctttagtttctctgcattaagggcaacaaatgctagctagttttttaggtgtcttacctatcctcacccctcccttgtgtgctctcgcttttatcatgtgctcatagtccaatccccttgttgtgtttgcccttgatctaatgtccacatatgagggagaacatacgatttttggtcttttgagccaggctaacctcactcagaatgatgttctccaattctatccatttaccagcgaatgacaacatttcattcttcttcatggctgcataaaattccattgtgtatagataccacattttcttaatccattcgtcagtggtggggcatcttggctgtttccataacttggctattgtgaatagtgccgcaataaacatggatgtgcaggtgcctctggagtaacctgtgtcacagtcttttgggtatatccccaagaaatTTATAAGGTACATCAAATGTATTTatcttctttcaccctctctgtttacaCACTACCTCTCGCTCATACCAACCTGTAAATAGGATatgttttacaatcctgtccttcattttttaaagtgtaaatttGTTGTTCAAAGAGGTTTTGCTATGGTATTTCACAATGACTATAATGCACTCTAATCAAATTAACCCTCTCTATTACTGTCTCTTTCTCTATCCTCCCTACCCACTATTGTTCAACAGCTGCCAGTGCATTCTAATATCTTCATACACGGATGGAATGTGTTTCAATATTAATCACtcattatcattctctttttctctcctgcctcccctttGTCCCCACAAAAGTCCTATTATTAAAACatgttatatatacattatatgtatatttaaaacataagtatatgtatttatgtgcttgttaatgtatatgtttatctgtTGGGTCTAGCTTCTGCATATAAGGAAAAACATGGAACTTATGTCTTTCCgaacctggcttacttttcttaatgtgataatctccagttttatctatttatctgcaaatgacataattttattcttctttatggttggaaattctcctttttttgtgtatatatgccatattttcttaacaCATTCGTTAGTTTTGTGGCAGctggactgtttccatagcttggctattgtgaatactgctgcaataaacatgggtgtgcaggtgtctctactgcaACCTGACCTATACTCTTTCAGTTATAGCTGCAGGACTTATAGTACCGGATCATGTTTCAGATCCGGTTTTAGTTTTTGAGCAACCTCCTATTGTTtcccatagtgactgcactaatttacattcccacatacactgtataagggttcctttttctctgcatcctcaccaacatttgttgttgtttatgttattggtgatagccattctgactggagtgaggtgaactCTCAATGGcattttgatttgcgtttcctttatggctaggggtattgaccatttcttcatgtacttattggcctTTTGCACTTCttattttgagaattgtctgttcagttcacttgcctatttaaTTGAttaggttgttgattctttggaagtACAGTTTTTTTAACTCCtcgtatattttggttattaatcccttatcgaATATAAAGTTAGcaaagcttttctcccattctgtaagctgtcCCTTCAGTCTACTGATTATGTCCTTTGCTGTGAAGATTTTAATTTGAtacagttccatttgtcaatcctttctcttatttgctaaaCTATTCAGGTTTTATTCAGGATGTTATTGTCTTtttatgcctatatcttccagtgtttcCCTATTCTCTCCTGTAGTGGTTTcaaatcttacattaagatctatGTTCACTTTGAATTAATATTAGTACAGGTGAGAGACAGGAATCTAGTCTCAGATCTATGTCTGTATattcagttttcctagcaccatttgttgaagatgctgtcttttcttcaacatatgttTTGAAATGGATGAAGTTGGATGGGCTTATctatgggtcttctattctgttcccttggtgtttctctttgcttttgttctagtaccgtgctgtttttattgctatagctctgtagtattgtttgaagtcaggtattttgataccttccttcagcattgctcttttgggtCAGaaatgctttggctattcaaggtcttttgtactTCTCTGTGAACTTTAGAATTGGTTTTTCTatgtctgtgaagaatgtcattggaattctgatgcggattgcattgaacacatagattgcCTTAGTAGTACAGCAATTTTTATAATATCGATTCTAGTGCATTACAAGTATTGATGGTCTTTTaatcttctgatatcttcttcaatttcttaacTTTTGTtaaggtctttcacttcctttgttaaatttatttcttggtattttattttggagGGGGCTACTGTgagtggaattattttcctgatttctttctctgtctgttcattgttggtatatattgattttgtatcctgctactttgctgaaagtttttatgagatctaagagtttttaggtAGCGTGTTTAGGGTCTTTTATCTGTAACATGATATCATCTGCAcaaagggataatttgacttcttccttcctgatttgaatcccttttattttttctcctatcttattgctctggctaggaattccagtatttta
Coding sequences within:
- the LOC109695972 gene encoding UDP-glucuronosyltransferase 1-2 isoform X1 codes for the protein MKKLIQESQQGVEGRLLQASGEMATGLQVTTQGLAGLLLLLCVVPWTEGGKVLVMPMEGSHWLSMQDLVRELHARGHQTVVLAPEVNVFVKEQKFFTLKTYAVPYTRKEYKDHLLGHFDKILEAQTFVETFFKGKEAFKKVTALYMSSCVGILHNKNFISHLNSSSFDVVLTDSVYPCGAVLAKYLNIPAVFFLRFMPCDLDFEGTQCPNPSSYIPRILTQNSDRMTFLQRVKNMLYLLPIKLMCHFAYTPYASIASELLQKEISFVDVLSHASVWMFRGDFVLDYPRPIMPNMVFIGGINCVHRKPLSQEFEAYVNASGEHGIVVFSLGSMVSEIPEKKAMEIADALGKIPQTVLWRYTGSRPSNLAKNTILVKWLPQNDLLGHPKTRAFITHSGSHGIYEGICNGVPMVMMPLFGDQMDNAKRMETRGAGVTLNVLEMTSDDLANALKAVIYDKSYKENIMRLSSLHKDRPIEPLDLAVFWVEYVMRHKGAPHLRPAAHDLTWYQYHSLDVIGFLLAIVLTVAFIIFKSCAYVFRKCFGKKGRVKKAHKSKTH